In Jannaschia sp. W003, the genomic stretch ACCGGCAGGTCGTCGGTGTGCCCGTCCACGCGCAGCACCCAGTCGATGCCCTCGGGGATCTGGTCGGCGATCTCCACGATCACGTCCGCGACCCGGGCGATCTGCTCGCGCCCCTCGGTGCCGAGCGTGGCGGAGCCGACGCCGAACAGCACTTCCGACGAGAACACGAAGCGGTCGCCGACCACCTCGATGCCCTCGCGGCCGCTCAGGACCTCGCTGAGTTGACCGAAGAACTCGGAGCGGAAGCGCTCCAGCTTCTCGGTCTCGGCCTGCAGGCGCACGCGCTCGGCCTCCTCGAGCTGGCGGCGGCGGCGCTCCTCGGCGGCGGCCTGGGCGAGGGCGCGGTTCAGCTCCGTGCCGAGCGACTGGATCTGCACCTGCGCGTCCTCGTCGCGCGCGCGGGCGGAGCCGAGCACGAGGTTCAGCTCCTCGAGCTGCGCGCGCAAGTCGGCCACCTGCTCGTTTAGGAGGGCGGCGTCCCGGCGCGCGGCGGCGCGGTCCTCGTCGAGGCTCTCGATCTCGGCACGGGCCTGCCGCAGCAGCGCGTCGGAGCGTTCGGCGGCCGACAGGGCCTCGGCGGCCTCGTCCTGCGCGGCCAGGCGGTCGGCCAGCGCGGCAGCGAGGCGCTCGCCCACGTCGCGCGCCTCCGTTCGGGCGGCCTCGGCGGTCTCCTCGGAGGCCAGCCGGTCGGCGATGGCGGCGGAGAGGCGCGCGCGCAGGTCCTCGCCGGTGGCCTCGGCCGCGTCGGTGGCGGCGCGCAGGCGGGCCAGCTCCGCGCGCAGGGCGTCGGCTTCGCTCCGGGCAGCGTCGCGCTGGGCGGTGGCGGCGGTGAGCGCGGCGTCGGCCTCCTCGGCGGCGGCCTCGCGCCCGGCGCGCTCGGCCAGCGCCTCGGCGAGTTGCGCCTCCAGTGCGGCGCGGGCGGAGCGTGCGTCGGCCTCCAGCGCGGCGATGCGGGTGCGCGCGTCCGCCGCGTCGGCTCGGGCGCGGTCCCGCTCCGCCACCGCCACGGCGAGGCGCACGCGGACGTCGGCGGCCTCGGCCTCCAGCGTCTCCCGCGCGCCGGCGGCTTCGGCGGCGAGACGGTCGCCTTCGCGCTCGGCCGCGTCTGCGCGCGCGGTGGCGGCCTCGCGCTGCGCCTCGGCCTCGGCGAGCTGCCGGCGCAGGGTCGCCTCCGTGACGTCACCCTCGGCGGCGGCGTCCTCGGCCTCGGCCAGCGAGGCGAGCAGGGCGGCGATGTCGCGCTCGGCCTCGGCGTCGCGGGCCCGCGCGGCGTCGATCTCGGCCAGCGCGGCGGCAAGGCGGGCGTCGAGCGCTTCGGCCTCGGAGCGGGCGGAAGCCAGCTCCTCGCGAAGGCGGTCGATCTCGTCGCTGGCCGCCCCCGCCTGCACTGCGCGGTCGTCGAGGTCGGACAGGGCCGCGGCGAGGCGCCGTTCCAGCGTGGCGCGCGTGGCCTCGGCGTCCGCCGCCTCGGTGCCGGCCTCCGCGAGCGCCGCCTCCAGGCGTGCCAGCTCCGCCTCCGTCTCGGTCGCCTCGCCCTCGCGGCGCTCCAGCGCGGCGAGGGTCGCGGCAAGCTGCCGCTCGGCGGCGCCTGCGCGGTCCCGCTCGGTCTCCAGCTCGGCGAGGGTAAGGGCGAGACGGGCGTCGAGGTCGTCGCTCGCAGCCTCGGCCGCGGCCAGAAGCGTCAGCGTCTCCTCGGCCTCGCGGCGCTTCTCCTCCAGTGCCAGGGTCATCGCGGTCAGCTCGGCGTCGGCCCCTGCCAGACGTTCGCGCAGGGCTTCGGCGGCGGCGGCCTCGGCCAGCCGCGCGGCCTCCTCGTCGCTCAAGGCGGCCTCGGTGTCGGCCAGCCGCGCCCGCAGCGCCTCGGCCGCGGTCGCCTCGGCGAGGCGGGCCGCCTCCTCGTCCTCCAGCGCCGCCGCCAATGCTGCGGCGCGCGCGCCCTCCGCTTCGGCGTCGCCGCGGCTGCCCTCCAGCGCGGCGAGGGTGTCGGCCAGCGTGGTCTCGCGCGTCTTGGCCTCGGCGCGCAGGTCCGCGACCAGCGCGTCCAGCGCCTCGCGGCGGGCGGCGGCGAGGCGGGCGGCCTCGGCGGCGGCGTCGATCTCCCGGCGCGCGGAGGCGAGGGCGAGGGCGGCGGCTTCGCGCTCGTCCAGCGCGGCGGCCGTCTCGCCGCGCGCGGTGTCCAGTGCGCCCTCCAGGTCGGCGTTGTCGGCGAGCAGCGCCGCCACGCGCTCCTCGAAGGTGCCGACGCTCGCCTCTAACTCTTCGGTGCGGCGGGTAAGGGTGGCGATCAGCGCCGCCTGCGCGTCGCGCTGCCCCGCGAGGTCGTCGCGCTGGCCCGACAGCACCTCCGCCCGCGTCCGCTCCAGCCCCAGCGCGCGGGTGAGCTGGGCCACCTCGGCGCCGAGGGTGTCGAGCTCCACGTCCTTGTCGCTGATGGCCTCGGACAGCACGAACTGCACGATCATGAAGATCGACAGCACGAACATCAGCACCAGGAGGAGCGCGGTCATGGCGTCCACGAAGCCCGGCCAGACGTTGGCCGTGAACCGCTGTCCGTTGCGGCGGCTCAGCGCCACGTCACGCCTCCGGCCCGCCCTGGGCGTTCTCGACGAGGTCGCCCAGCCGCTGCAGCGCGCCGGTCAACGCGCCCATGTCGCCGCGCAGATCGTCGAGCACCGCCTGGCGGGCCTGCTGCTGCTCCTCGAAGATCTTCAGGAGCTGCACGTCGATGGAGCGCAGGCGCATCCGGCTCTCGCTGTCGAGCCCGCCGCCGTCGCCCCCGCCGCCCTCGCGCGCGGAGGCGAGGGCCGCCGCGACGTGCTGCTGCCCCTCGGCCACGCGCTCCAGCGCCCGCTCCACGCCCGCGGGGTCGCCGCCGCGGTCGGCCAGCGCGGCGACCGCGTCGGACAGGTGGCCCATGCGCTCCTCGGCGGCCAGACGCCCGGCCTCGCCGCGCTGGAACATGTCCTGCAGCTGCTCCATCTGGTAGTTCATGTGGTCGAGCACGGCGGCCAGCGAGTACTGGTCAATGGTCTCGCCGTCGCCCACCAGCCCGACGCGGGTGATGGTGCTGAGCCAGTCCTCCAGCTCGCGGTAGAAGCGGTTCTGCCCATGGCCCGCGAAGATCTCCAGAAGGCCCACCACCAGCGAGCCGGCGAGGCCGAGGAGCGAGGAGGCGAAGGCCGTGCCCATGCCGGCGAGCTGGTCCTCCAGCCCGCCGATCAGGCGCGAGAACACCGCCATGCCCGCCTCGTCGCCGTCCGGCGCGAGGTTGCGGATCGTGTCCACGACCGCGGGCACGGTGGTGGCGAGGCCCCAGAACGTGCCGAGGAGGCCGAGGAAGATCAGCGTGTTGACGATGTAGCGCGTGATGTCGCGCGCCTCGTCCATGCGCTGCGCCACGGAGTCGAGGATCGAGCGCGACGACGTGGCCGAGATGGCCGAGCGCGAGGTGCGCGAGCGCAGCATCGAGGCGAGTGGCGCCAGGAGGCCCGGCGCGCGGGCGATGTCGTGCCCCTCG encodes the following:
- a CDS encoding biopolymer transporter ExbB; translation: MADRTITTETQFSQPIRQIIWMLAVLGAVGAGTYVAYPSVAPIFAANPWLNGTIIAVFGLGVLACFWQVIQLFSSVSWLEGFAEQREGHDIARAPGLLAPLASMLRSRTSRSAISATSSRSILDSVAQRMDEARDITRYIVNTLIFLGLLGTFWGLATTVPAVVDTIRNLAPDGDEAGMAVFSRLIGGLEDQLAGMGTAFASSLLGLAGSLVVGLLEIFAGHGQNRFYRELEDWLSTITRVGLVGDGETIDQYSLAAVLDHMNYQMEQLQDMFQRGEAGRLAAEERMGHLSDAVAALADRGGDPAGVERALERVAEGQQHVAAALASAREGGGGDGGGLDSESRMRLRSIDVQLLKIFEEQQQARQAVLDDLRGDMGALTGALQRLGDLVENAQGGPEA
- a CDS encoding peptidoglycan -binding protein — translated: MALSRRNGQRFTANVWPGFVDAMTALLLVLMFVLSIFMIVQFVLSEAISDKDVELDTLGAEVAQLTRALGLERTRAEVLSGQRDDLAGQRDAQAALIATLTRRTEELEASVGTFEERVAALLADNADLEGALDTARGETAAALDEREAAALALASARREIDAAAEAARLAAARREALDALVADLRAEAKTRETTLADTLAALEGSRGDAEAEGARAAALAAALEDEEAARLAEATAAEALRARLADTEAALSDEEAARLAEAAAAEALRERLAGADAELTAMTLALEEKRREAEETLTLLAAAEAASDDLDARLALTLAELETERDRAGAAERQLAATLAALERREGEATETEAELARLEAALAEAGTEAADAEATRATLERRLAAALSDLDDRAVQAGAASDEIDRLREELASARSEAEALDARLAAALAEIDAARARDAEAERDIAALLASLAEAEDAAAEGDVTEATLRRQLAEAEAQREAATARADAAEREGDRLAAEAAGARETLEAEAADVRVRLAVAVAERDRARADAADARTRIAALEADARSARAALEAQLAEALAERAGREAAAEEADAALTAATAQRDAARSEADALRAELARLRAATDAAEATGEDLRARLSAAIADRLASEETAEAARTEARDVGERLAAALADRLAAQDEAAEALSAAERSDALLRQARAEIESLDEDRAAARRDAALLNEQVADLRAQLEELNLVLGSARARDEDAQVQIQSLGTELNRALAQAAAEERRRRQLEEAERVRLQAETEKLERFRSEFFGQLSEVLSGREGIEVVGDRFVFSSEVLFGVGSATLGTEGREQIARVADVIVEIADQIPEGIDWVLRVDGHTDDLPVSATSRYADNWELSQARALSVVRFLTDELGIPPWRLAPTGFGQYRPVEPNTSPEARARNRRIELKLTER